GTGCGCAAGGACGTGACCGCCAAGTGCTACGGCGGCGACGTCACGCGCAAGCGCAAGTTGTTGGAGAAGCAGAAGGAAGGCAAGAAGCGTATGCGCCAGATCGGCACCGTGCAGGTGCCGCAGAGCGCGTTCATGGCCGTTCTCAAACTTGATTCCTAGCATGGTACGCCGTTTCCAGGTTGCGGGGCTGACGTTCTCGCTGGCGTTGCCGGACAATCATCCGGTCCGGGAACTGCTGCACAATTACGATCCGTTTGAAATAGAAAAGCTCTCCGGCAGCCAGCTTCCGGAAACGTCCTGCGATGCAGGAGTCGCTGATATATTTGAGCTGACGCTGACGGAGGAGAAGCCGGCGGAGAAAGGGGAGGTGATGTTCCAGTCGGAAAAGGAGAGCGGCGAACCGGTGGTGGGCCTGTATCATTGCGGCGACGGCTATCTGGCCGAATTCGCGCCGAGTCCTGCGAGCCCCGTGAGCGGGCAGCTGGTGTTGAGCGGCGATTTCCGGCACGGAACAGTCTACGCGCCGGGCAGCCCGAAGGCGCAGGCGTTCACGCTCAACAACGCCCTCATGCTGCTGTTCGCTTTCGCTTCCGCGCCTTTCCTGGCGCTGGAGATGCACGCCTCCGTGGTGACCAACGGCGGACGCGGCTTCCTCTTCCTGGGCCGCAGCGGCACCGGGAAGAGCACGCACAGCAGGCTGTGGCTCACGCATATTCCGGGGACGGAGCTGCTCAACGACGACAACCCCGTGTTGCGCGTCGTGGACGGCGAAGTCCGCGTCTACGGCTCCCCCTGGAGCGGCAAGACGCCCTGCTACAAGGCGGAGGACGCCCCCGTCGGGGCCATCGTCCGCCTGCGCCAGGCGCCGGAGAACCGCATCGAGCGCCTCAGCGTCGTGGGCGCGTATGCGTCCGTGATGGCTTCCTGCTCGGGCTACCGCCCGATCCGAACGATTGCGGACGCCCAGCACGAGACGCTCGCGCGCGTCTCCCAGCAGGTGCCCTGTTATCAGTTGGACTGTCTGCCGGACGAAGCGGCCGCCCGGCTCTGCAAGGATACGGTTGATGGATAAACGGACGGTGCCCAACGACATCCTCCTCGGGGAGGTGGCGGCCGTCCTGCAGGAAGGCCGGGAGGCGGTCATCCTGCCAACGGGCAAGAGCATGCTTCCCTTCATCCGGGAAGGCGTGGACCGCGTGGTCCTGCGGAAAAAGGACAGCTTTGAAATCGGAGACATCGTGCTGGCCCGTTTCGACGGGCGCTACCTCCTGCACCGCATCGTCGCCCTCGACGGCGACGCCGTGACCCTGATGGGCGACGGCAACCTGCGGGGGCAGGAAAAGGGCCGCACCGACGAGATCGTCGGGACGGTCTCCGCGATCATCCGGCCGGACGGGCGGCGGCACGCGCCCGGGAAAGGACGCCTATGGCGGGCGCTGAAGCCCGTCCGGCGCTATTTGTTGGCTATTTATAGAAGATTGATATGAAACTGCGTGAAGGACTCGTGCTGCGGCCGCTCGGCCAGCAGTATATTGTCACGGGGGACGACCTTTCTCCCGTCGATTTCAGCAAGGTGGTGTCGATGAACGCGACATCCGCCTATCTCTGGGACAAACTCGGCGGCCGGGATTTCTCGGCCCAGGACATGGCCGGACTGCTGACGGAGCGCTACGACGTGGACGCGAAGACGGCCCTGGCCGACGCCGAATCCCTCATCGCCGCCTGGCAGAAGGCCGGGCTGCTCGTAGACTAAGATTCCTGCGGAGCGATGATTCCCTTGCGGCAAGTCATACAGGGACTCCGGTCCATGGCCCGGCCCGTCCGGGGGCGGATGCTGTTGAGCGTGCTCATCGGCCTCGTCCGCATTGCCGCATCGCTTGGTTTCGTCTGGATCTGCAAGCGCCTCGTGGACATCGCCACGGGCGATCTGGACGCACCGCTCCCCCTGCACATCGGCATCCTGCTGGGCGTCATGTTCCTGCAGCTGCTCTGTGCGATCGGAGCTTCCGCCTGGGAGAGCTTCAATATCGTGCGCACCGGCAACGACCTGCGCTACGGAACTTTCGCGCAGGTGCTCCGCAGCACCTGGACCGGCAAGGAAGCCTATCATAGCGGCGACGCCGTCAACCGCCTCGAAGAGGACGTGCGCGTGGTCACGGACCTGCTGTGCACCCGGATCCCGGAAGTGGTCATCACCGTCGTGCAGCTGGTCGCCGCGTCTGCCTATCTGCTGCTGATGGCGCCGAAACTGCTGTGGCTGCTGCTCGTGCTGATGGTCCTGGCCATCGTCGGCTCGCGGCTCTTCTTCCGCACGATGCGGCGCCTCACCGAACGCATCCGCAAGCAGGAGGCGGAGGTGCAGCAGCTGATGCAGGAGAACCTGCAGAAGCGGCTCGTCGTGCTGACCCTGATCGGCGCCGAGCGGGTGCTGACCCGCCTCGGGCTGCTCCAGAAGGATGTCCAGGGGCAGACGGTCACGCGCATCAGATACAACACCCTGGCCCGCGGCTTCATGATGTTCGGCTTCATGAGCGGCTATGCCGCCGCCTTCCTCTGGGGCGTGCTCGGCATCCGCAGCGGCCTGGTGACCTACGGCATGATGACTGCTTTCCTGCAGCTCGTCGGCCAGGTCCAGCGCCCGATCGCCGAGCTGGCGCGGCAGATTCCCGCCTTCATCCATGCCAC
The sequence above is a segment of the Bacteroidales bacterium WCE2004 genome. Coding sequences within it:
- a CDS encoding Peptidase S24-like, producing MDKRTVPNDILLGEVAAVLQEGREAVILPTGKSMLPFIREGVDRVVLRKKDSFEIGDIVLARFDGRYLLHRIVALDGDAVTLMGDGNLRGQEKGRTDEIVGTVSAIIRPDGRRHAPGKGRLWRALKPVRRYLLAIYRRLI
- a CDS encoding Coenzyme PQQ synthesis protein D (PqqD), coding for MKLREGLVLRPLGQQYIVTGDDLSPVDFSKVVSMNATSAYLWDKLGGRDFSAQDMAGLLTERYDVDAKTALADAESLIAAWQKAGLLVD
- a CDS encoding ABC-type multidrug transport system, ATPase and permease component; protein product: MARPVRGRMLLSVLIGLVRIAASLGFVWICKRLVDIATGDLDAPLPLHIGILLGVMFLQLLCAIGASAWESFNIVRTGNDLRYGTFAQVLRSTWTGKEAYHSGDAVNRLEEDVRVVTDLLCTRIPEVVITVVQLVAASAYLLLMAPKLLWLLLVLMVLAIVGSRLFFRTMRRLTERIRKQEAEVQQLMQENLQKRLVVLTLIGAERVLTRLGLLQKDVQGQTVTRIRYNTLARGFMMFGFMSGYAAAFLWGVLGIRSGLVTYGMMTAFLQLVGQVQRPIAELARQIPAFIHATTSVERLMDLRTLEQEASDETPVVLSGAPGVRCTDVSFAYPDRDETILEGFSYDFAPGTMTVIMGPTGAGKSTLSRLVLGLLKPTAGSVSLYGAEGEFPAGPAVRGNFLYVPQGNSLLSGTIRENLLLARADASEEDLREALHTAVAEFVYDLPEGLDTPCGETGSGLSEGQCQRIAIARALLREGGILILDEATSALDAETEETLLDRIYARYHGTRTLLFISHRDAISARADNTLRI